A region from the Sutcliffiella horikoshii genome encodes:
- the tkt gene encoding transketolase yields the protein MDQLSIHTIRTLSIDAIEHVGSGHPGMPMGAAPMAYTLWTKFMNYNPSNPNWFNRDRFVLSAGHGSMLLYSLLHLTGFDISIDDLKNFRQWGSKTPGHPEYGHTPGVDATTGPLGQGVAMAVGMAMAERHLSSTYNRENFHLIDHFTYSICGDGDLMEGVSAEAASLAGHLKLGKLIVLYDSNDISLDGDLDKSFSENVENRFKAYDWQVIRVEDGNDLEEIAKAITKAKENTNQPTLIEVKTVIGYGSPNKGGKSASHGAPLGTDEIKLVKEHYGWNYSEDFHVPEEVKTAFAELKKSSELKEKFWNELFSEYEKAYPSLSEKLQSAINGELPKGWDTGIPSYKVGEDKLATRASGGEVLNALAENISQLFGGSADLASSNKTLLKGEGDFSSADYSGRNIWFGVREFGMGAAINGMALHGGLKIFGATFFVFSDYLRPAIRLSALMKLPVTYVFTHDSIAVGEDGPTHEPVEQLASLRSMPGLSTIRPADGNETVAAWKLAVSSISEPTALILTRQDLPTLADSEKAYEGVKRGAYVISPAKGEIKGLLLASGSEVSLAVEVQKKLEKEGIDVSVISMPSWDRFEKQPKSYQDNVIPKHIKARLGIEMGASFGWSKYVGDYGTVVTIDQFGASAPGGKLMEEYGFTVENVITRFKKLL from the coding sequence CTGGACAAAGTTTATGAACTATAATCCCAGTAATCCGAATTGGTTTAACCGGGACAGGTTTGTTTTATCGGCAGGTCACGGCTCGATGTTGTTGTATAGCTTGCTTCATTTAACCGGGTTTGACATTTCAATAGATGATTTGAAGAACTTCCGGCAATGGGGATCTAAAACTCCAGGACATCCAGAATATGGTCATACTCCAGGGGTGGATGCAACAACAGGTCCATTAGGGCAAGGGGTTGCAATGGCAGTAGGTATGGCGATGGCTGAGAGACATTTGTCTTCAACCTATAACCGCGAAAACTTTCATTTAATTGATCACTTTACCTACAGTATTTGTGGAGACGGAGATTTAATGGAAGGTGTGTCAGCAGAAGCAGCTTCATTGGCAGGTCATTTGAAACTTGGAAAATTAATTGTATTGTATGACTCAAATGATATTTCTCTTGATGGTGATCTTGATAAATCATTCAGTGAAAATGTTGAAAATCGCTTTAAGGCCTATGATTGGCAAGTGATTCGTGTGGAAGATGGAAATGATTTAGAGGAAATTGCTAAAGCAATAACAAAGGCAAAGGAAAACACAAATCAACCTACTTTAATTGAAGTGAAAACAGTGATTGGCTACGGCTCTCCTAATAAAGGAGGGAAATCCGCTTCACACGGTGCACCTCTTGGAACTGACGAAATCAAATTAGTAAAAGAACATTACGGGTGGAACTACAGTGAAGACTTTCATGTACCGGAAGAAGTGAAAACAGCTTTTGCAGAACTGAAGAAATCCTCGGAATTAAAAGAGAAGTTTTGGAATGAACTTTTTTCAGAATATGAAAAGGCCTACCCAAGTCTTTCTGAAAAGCTACAATCAGCCATTAACGGAGAGCTTCCTAAAGGTTGGGATACTGGTATTCCATCCTATAAAGTTGGTGAAGACAAACTCGCTACCCGTGCTTCTGGTGGAGAAGTATTGAATGCACTTGCGGAAAATATATCTCAACTGTTTGGTGGATCAGCAGATTTAGCATCATCCAATAAAACCCTCTTAAAAGGAGAAGGTGACTTTAGTAGTGCTGATTATAGTGGTCGTAATATATGGTTTGGAGTCCGTGAATTTGGTATGGGAGCAGCTATAAATGGAATGGCTCTACATGGAGGTTTGAAAATCTTTGGTGCTACATTCTTTGTGTTCTCAGACTACTTACGTCCTGCTATCCGTTTATCAGCATTAATGAAGCTGCCTGTTACATATGTGTTTACACATGATAGTATTGCTGTCGGAGAGGACGGCCCGACACATGAACCAGTGGAACAATTGGCATCATTACGTTCCATGCCAGGTTTATCGACCATTAGACCAGCAGATGGAAATGAGACAGTAGCTGCTTGGAAGTTAGCGGTATCGAGTATAAGCGAGCCAACAGCCCTAATATTGACGAGACAGGATCTACCAACCCTTGCTGATTCTGAAAAAGCATATGAAGGGGTAAAAAGAGGTGCATATGTAATTTCTCCTGCAAAAGGTGAGATCAAGGGCCTTCTATTAGCTTCAGGTTCGGAAGTGTCATTGGCAGTTGAGGTACAGAAGAAACTGGAGAAAGAGGGCATTGATGTGTCAGTGATAAGTATGCCTAGCTGGGATCGGTTTGAAAAACAACCGAAATCCTATCAAGACAACGTGATTCCTAAACATATAAAGGCCCGTTTGGGTATTGAAATGGGTGCATCCTTCGGTTGGAGTAAATATGTCGGTGACTATGGAACTGTGGTAACCATAGATCAATTTGGAGCATCCGCACCGGGTGGGAAGTTGATGGAAGAATACGGATTTACCGTTGAGAATGTTATTACTCGATTTAAGAAGCTCCTATAA
- the fsa gene encoding fructose-6-phosphate aldolase yields the protein MKFFIDTANLEDIQKAYKIGVLSGVTTNPSLVAKENIKFEDRIAEICREVPDVESVSAEVTPNAITAEEMITEAEELININEGDDKITIKLPMNLEGLEACRYLSGKGVKTNVTLIFTVNQALLAARAGATYVSPFLGRLDDISEDGVLLVSKIAELFRLQKLDSQIIAASVRHPDHVTRVALAGADIATIPFQVIEQISKHPLTDQGIAKFAADWK from the coding sequence ATGAAATTTTTTATTGATACAGCAAATCTTGAGGATATTCAAAAAGCTTACAAAATCGGTGTTTTGTCAGGTGTCACTACAAATCCATCATTAGTGGCTAAAGAGAACATCAAGTTTGAAGACCGTATTGCTGAGATTTGTCGAGAGGTGCCAGATGTTGAATCGGTTTCTGCAGAAGTTACACCCAATGCTATAACCGCGGAGGAAATGATTACCGAAGCGGAAGAATTAATTAATATTAATGAGGGTGATGATAAAATAACGATAAAACTCCCGATGAACTTAGAAGGTTTAGAAGCTTGTCGATATCTTTCAGGAAAGGGTGTTAAAACAAACGTAACCCTTATCTTTACGGTAAATCAGGCTCTTTTAGCTGCAAGAGCAGGGGCAACCTATGTTTCTCCATTTCTAGGAAGGTTAGATGACATTTCGGAAGATGGCGTTCTATTAGTTTCTAAAATTGCAGAGCTATTCCGTTTGCAGAAACTCGATTCTCAAATCATCGCGGCTTCCGTTCGTCATCCTGACCATGTAACCCGTGTAGCACTAGCCGGTGCAGACATTGCAACTATACCATTCCAGGTTATTGAACAAATATCTAAACACCCATTAACAGATCAAGGTATCGCAAAATTTGCAGCAGATTGGAAGTAG
- a CDS encoding complement C1q domain-containing protein, producing the protein MKYYHYKSDETPSTASFHHHKKDSKDITINVKCGDGGRERMTPAFRALKADTQPLTAGQSSKITFEEEQFDIGNIYNSTNSTFVPRESGVYYVAASFTFAPSQNVPYRTRADIVVNGITVQVDNDYWNQPSNLNVVNVSAVLQLQAGDLVEIFGQSTVDGDIEPDIEIPNFGFSSNFDAFKVS; encoded by the coding sequence TTGAAATACTATCATTACAAGAGTGATGAAACGCCTTCTACTGCTTCTTTCCACCATCATAAAAAAGACTCCAAGGACATCACCATTAATGTTAAATGCGGCGACGGTGGTCGAGAGCGCATGACACCAGCATTCCGCGCACTAAAAGCAGACACTCAACCTTTGACAGCAGGTCAATCAAGCAAGATTACGTTTGAAGAAGAACAGTTTGATATCGGTAATATCTACAACTCTACTAACTCTACGTTTGTACCTCGTGAAAGTGGAGTCTATTATGTAGCAGCAAGCTTCACCTTTGCACCAAGCCAAAACGTGCCATATCGAACAAGAGCAGACATTGTTGTTAACGGCATCACTGTCCAAGTCGACAATGATTACTGGAATCAACCCTCAAACCTCAACGTCGTTAATGTTTCCGCTGTCCTCCAACTGCAAGCTGGAGACCTAGTCGAAATCTTCGGCCAAAGCACCGTCGACGGTGACATCGAACCAGACATCGAAATACCAAACTTCGGATTCAGCTCAAACTTTGATGCATTTAAGGTGTCGTAA
- a CDS encoding GNAT family N-acetyltransferase: MTTKEEKFECFSETDRLLIRPLNKNDYQNWLNEYENRLPSQHRHDEGKLDMSICTLEWFHNLVDKHQELAVTDKAHIFGVFRKNDGTHIGMIDFSTLARDDFHWGRIGYIIHNQFWRVGYGRESVNAALDIAFQQLNFHRIEAHINLDNTPSVKLAESVGMEFECVRKGFIYENDEWTDHLVYYKNAN, from the coding sequence TTGACCACAAAAGAGGAAAAATTCGAGTGTTTTTCAGAGACTGATAGATTATTAATAAGACCGTTAAACAAAAACGACTATCAAAACTGGTTAAATGAATATGAAAACCGGCTACCTTCCCAACATCGTCATGATGAAGGAAAATTGGATATGAGCATTTGTACATTAGAATGGTTTCACAATCTCGTAGATAAACATCAAGAGTTGGCAGTAACTGATAAAGCTCATATATTTGGTGTATTTAGAAAAAATGATGGCACACACATCGGTATGATTGATTTTTCCACACTTGCAAGAGATGATTTCCATTGGGGGAGAATTGGATATATCATTCATAATCAATTTTGGAGAGTAGGTTACGGCAGAGAATCGGTAAATGCAGCACTTGACATCGCTTTTCAACAGTTGAACTTCCACCGAATTGAGGCTCACATTAACCTGGATAATACTCCTTCTGTAAAATTAGCGGAAAGTGTTGGCATGGAATTTGAATGTGTTCGGAAAGGCTTCATATACGAGAATGACGAGTGGACCGACCATTTAGTTTATTACAAGAACGCTAATTAA
- a CDS encoding ribonuclease YeeF family protein, which produces MKILEVESLHMDLQSMLEKLELQKEAVEKIHNDVMEIVGLEDSLKGQGGQAIRAFYQDCHVPFLTYYQSMLDDFKNTLNGMKSALQSVEPSSSGYINESFLQNDLPRALDNARRMTTDLANETNQVLYSVSDIVSLPNIREDGFVDQVRMAEKDIDQTLEKLHVFDQEQTRKLDAVSESSQVASGYIEQINSMFTAKKISISGYESGSLLEKLADEAIMSGIDGSGGSSGTAFNRNSISERALNLLLSHESNMDSDGPDSGGQDESKSIFHAIKDGAFDSFAPLAVLVAAHKSNLLRIEYTKKKNHYTFKYNRKVLHFLKGKIGPEWTRKLIQKFNRTSKSYRNIEKTLKAQKASFLKGKEFKDPRTASQKVKGGVWKLATKNRPLHENVKNKIVKHSTREMVIPKEAFKKVAAKASGVGAAIVGTYSAVTSIGDRWSEGDGLQGKEKYNVRGRVVAEEVNKVAGNVTGAAVGAYAGAAIGGLLSGPFAPFGAAAGAVIGSAIGATVGEWASKYTNKWASDAGAAVGEKIHDVKEKAKDALDGAKDALSDAKDSLFGWMG; this is translated from the coding sequence ATGAAAATTTTAGAAGTAGAATCGCTTCATATGGACCTTCAATCCATGCTTGAAAAATTGGAGTTGCAGAAGGAAGCAGTGGAAAAAATACATAATGATGTCATGGAGATCGTTGGCCTGGAAGATTCCTTGAAAGGACAAGGTGGACAGGCAATTCGTGCGTTCTATCAGGACTGCCATGTTCCTTTTTTGACCTATTATCAATCCATGCTTGATGACTTCAAGAACACATTAAACGGGATGAAAAGTGCCCTCCAGTCGGTTGAACCATCAAGTTCAGGCTATATTAATGAGAGCTTTTTGCAGAACGATTTGCCGCGGGCACTGGATAATGCAAGGCGAATGACAACAGATTTAGCAAATGAAACAAATCAGGTCCTCTATTCTGTAAGCGACATAGTTTCCTTGCCTAATATTAGAGAAGATGGATTTGTCGATCAGGTCCGGATGGCCGAGAAGGATATTGACCAAACGCTTGAGAAACTGCATGTATTTGATCAGGAACAAACCAGGAAATTAGATGCTGTTTCAGAGAGTAGCCAGGTTGCATCCGGATATATTGAACAGATTAATTCCATGTTCACTGCGAAAAAAATCAGCATCAGTGGGTATGAATCGGGTTCGCTGCTTGAAAAGTTGGCGGATGAAGCGATTATGTCAGGGATTGACGGGTCCGGTGGTTCTTCGGGGACGGCGTTCAACAGGAATTCCATTAGTGAACGTGCACTGAATTTGTTGTTATCGCATGAAAGTAATATGGATTCTGATGGACCGGACTCAGGAGGACAGGACGAGTCGAAGAGTATTTTTCATGCCATTAAGGACGGCGCCTTTGATTCTTTCGCGCCTCTTGCGGTGTTGGTGGCAGCGCATAAGTCTAATCTTCTTCGTATTGAATACACGAAGAAGAAGAATCATTATACGTTTAAGTATAATAGGAAGGTTTTGCACTTTTTAAAAGGGAAAATTGGCCCTGAGTGGACGAGGAAGCTCATTCAAAAGTTTAATAGAACATCAAAAAGTTATAGAAATATAGAGAAAACATTAAAAGCTCAAAAGGCGAGTTTCCTAAAGGGCAAGGAATTCAAGGATCCTAGAACTGCGAGTCAGAAAGTAAAGGGAGGGGTCTGGAAGCTAGCAACGAAAAACCGACCTCTACATGAAAATGTTAAAAATAAGATAGTTAAACATTCTACTCGCGAAATGGTCATTCCAAAGGAAGCCTTTAAGAAAGTGGCGGCAAAAGCTTCAGGTGTCGGAGCCGCTATAGTTGGCACCTACTCCGCTGTAACTAGTATTGGCGACAGGTGGAGCGAAGGAGACGGTTTGCAAGGTAAGGAAAAATATAATGTACGCGGACGAGTGGTAGCAGAAGAGGTTAACAAAGTAGCAGGAAATGTAACTGGGGCAGCTGTCGGGGCTTACGCTGGGGCAGCAATTGGAGGCTTACTCTCTGGTCCATTCGCACCGTTTGGGGCTGCAGCCGGAGCCGTAATCGGTAGTGCTATAGGGGCCACAGTCGGTGAATGGGCGTCAAAGTACACTAATAAATGGGCAAGTGACGCTGGAGCTGCCGTTGGTGAGAAAATCCATGATGTGAAGGAAAAAGCCAAAGATGCATTAGATGGAGCTAAAGATGCACTAAGCGATGCCAAGGACTCATTATTCGGTTGGATGGGCTAA
- a CDS encoding MFS transporter — MNSLYKDSRFRYIILANLASSIGSGITMIAIPWLLVTSDNGNEVFGYVAICMTIINFILTPYLGYLIDKISRKRMIVSSKVVSLIALALFSGVGFVGLDYELWHYIVIYMIGSLYYTIFYPTMFALNQELFRKDQFKVLNGTMEVQGQLSYMVAGAIASVLLLKWDLHYILLLDVFTYALAIYFFVKIPYRRKLPGVAVSKGSKVSASAAIGFMKREPAMFLFLLASSLPFIGVMLTNYLFPVYLADVLKVEGNIYGIQGMVYGLGAVLAGIFIPIAARKFEDSKLVAGTMILFTMAISIMVYLPVGGYLFMMLLIALGNSGARVARNAFMMERIPNEIIGRVDGLLRTVGLLLRIVLLGMFTGLVSMGQIMMCFTILAGILLVASSYVVVFSRKSVGVAGQEIVKV; from the coding sequence ATGAACAGTTTATATAAGGACAGCAGGTTTCGGTATATTATTTTGGCAAATTTGGCTTCATCCATTGGGAGCGGGATCACGATGATTGCCATTCCGTGGCTGTTGGTGACGAGCGATAATGGCAATGAAGTGTTTGGTTATGTGGCAATTTGTATGACAATCATCAACTTTATACTTACACCGTATTTGGGGTATTTGATTGATAAAATTTCTAGGAAGAGAATGATTGTAAGCAGTAAGGTGGTCAGCCTCATCGCTCTGGCTTTATTTTCGGGAGTCGGTTTTGTCGGACTGGATTACGAGCTTTGGCATTACATTGTCATCTACATGATTGGCAGCTTGTACTACACGATTTTCTATCCGACGATGTTTGCTTTAAATCAGGAGTTGTTTCGTAAAGATCAGTTTAAGGTATTGAATGGCACGATGGAGGTGCAGGGACAGCTGTCGTACATGGTGGCTGGAGCAATAGCAAGTGTGCTTCTATTGAAATGGGACCTTCATTATATTTTGCTTCTCGATGTATTTACGTACGCGCTTGCAATCTACTTTTTTGTGAAGATACCTTATCGGAGGAAGCTTCCAGGGGTAGCAGTTTCCAAGGGTTCCAAGGTGAGCGCATCTGCGGCTATTGGTTTTATGAAAAGGGAGCCAGCCATGTTTCTGTTTTTGCTGGCCTCGTCCTTGCCGTTCATTGGGGTGATGCTCACAAACTATCTGTTTCCTGTTTACTTAGCAGATGTGTTAAAAGTGGAGGGGAATATTTATGGAATCCAGGGGATGGTGTATGGGCTGGGGGCCGTACTAGCTGGGATTTTTATTCCAATTGCGGCGCGGAAATTTGAGGATTCGAAGCTAGTGGCAGGGACGATGATTCTTTTTACGATGGCGATTTCAATTATGGTGTACTTACCTGTTGGAGGCTATCTATTCATGATGCTGTTGATCGCCCTTGGTAACAGCGGTGCAAGAGTGGCACGGAATGCGTTCATGATGGAGCGGATTCCAAATGAGATTATCGGCAGGGTCGATGGTTTGTTGAGAACAGTGGGGCTGTTGTTGCGGATTGTGTTGTTAGGCATGTTCACTGGACTTGTTTCCATGGGGCAAATTATGATGTGTTTTACGATTTTGGCAGGGATTTTGCTGGTTGCTTCAAGTTATGTGGTCGTGTTTTCGCGGAAAAGTGTTGGAGTTGCTGGTCAGGAGATCGTAAAAGTGTAA
- a CDS encoding CPBP family intramembrane glutamic endopeptidase: MNTKWNVKEMIPLLLMALVFVPIFIEFWMHRFLLQAFENTLYAGTMTGLIMSIIFTLSVYLVALKPHGLRWEEVGLRSFPKSYWKWIPVWSVVLIVSSILLVVAMDILGIGVDNSKTESLKLQVTWFTFTIAFLSAAVISPIYEEIFYRGFLYKWIRGKWGVGAGLIVSSLIFTIVHIPTYNTLPVNFLSGVIFAWTYEKSGSIVPGMIIHAVFNGLAVVLTVVG; this comes from the coding sequence ATGAACACAAAATGGAATGTAAAAGAAATGATCCCACTACTATTAATGGCACTCGTTTTCGTGCCGATTTTTATTGAGTTTTGGATGCACCGGTTTTTATTGCAAGCATTCGAGAACACACTCTACGCAGGCACCATGACAGGTCTCATCATGTCCATCATTTTTACACTAAGTGTGTACTTGGTTGCACTTAAGCCACATGGATTGAGATGGGAGGAAGTCGGCCTCCGATCGTTTCCTAAAAGCTACTGGAAATGGATTCCGGTGTGGTCGGTCGTATTAATTGTTTCTAGTATTCTATTGGTTGTTGCTATGGATATTTTGGGTATCGGAGTCGATAACAGCAAGACAGAATCCCTGAAATTGCAAGTCACCTGGTTCACGTTCACCATCGCCTTTCTTTCAGCCGCCGTGATCTCCCCTATCTACGAGGAGATATTTTACCGCGGATTCTTATATAAGTGGATTCGTGGGAAATGGGGCGTGGGGGCAGGTCTTATCGTCAGCTCGCTCATTTTCACCATCGTGCACATCCCGACCTACAACACGCTGCCGGTCAACTTTCTTTCAGGGGTGATTTTTGCCTGGACTTATGAAAAGTCGGGTTCGATTGTTCCGGGGATGATTATTCATGCGGTGTTTAACGGGTTGGCGGTGGTGTTGACGGTGGTGGGCTGA
- a CDS encoding MerR family transcriptional regulator, whose amino-acid sequence MNYFSSGEVAKKLGVSLRTVRYYDDIGLVEPTSKDDSGRRLYSADDILQLQKVILLKETAMPLKDIQKVLNQITMERILLLHKEKLVGDLERLSLSLDHTHSLLNMLKLEKDIQWEHLIPLLGEDLEGKRQQRVEAMEGMFSEEEQAVLQRNLPKLEDNPVEVTKWINIIKRIELCLADGKKPDSVEGQLIAEDVMILSEETFKGNAELAEKFWDARKSEEASNELGFYPVRQEVLEFLEAAMKEISLSS is encoded by the coding sequence ATGAATTATTTTTCATCGGGAGAGGTTGCAAAGAAATTGGGGGTATCTTTGCGTACAGTACGCTATTATGACGACATTGGGTTGGTAGAACCGACAAGCAAGGATGACAGTGGAAGGCGGCTTTATTCGGCAGACGATATCCTCCAGCTTCAAAAAGTAATCCTATTGAAGGAAACTGCCATGCCTTTGAAGGATATTCAAAAAGTCTTGAATCAGATTACGATGGAGCGGATCCTTCTTTTACATAAGGAAAAGTTAGTGGGAGATCTTGAACGGTTAAGTCTGTCGCTCGATCACACGCATTCTCTGTTAAATATGCTGAAGCTTGAAAAGGACATTCAATGGGAACACCTTATTCCTTTGCTGGGAGAGGACTTGGAAGGGAAGCGTCAGCAGCGTGTGGAAGCGATGGAAGGGATGTTCAGCGAGGAGGAGCAAGCAGTATTGCAACGAAACTTGCCGAAGTTAGAGGACAATCCGGTGGAGGTAACAAAGTGGATCAACATCATTAAGCGGATTGAGCTTTGTCTTGCAGATGGGAAAAAGCCAGATTCAGTTGAAGGACAGCTGATTGCGGAGGATGTGATGATTTTGTCTGAGGAGACCTTTAAGGGTAATGCAGAACTGGCGGAGAAATTCTGGGATGCGAGAAAATCGGAAGAGGCTTCTAATGAGTTGGGGTTCTATCCAGTGAGGCAGGAAGTGTTGGAGTTTTTGGAAGCTGCCATGAAGGAGATTTCCCTATCTTCATAA